The following proteins are co-located in the Sulfurospirillum deleyianum DSM 6946 genome:
- a CDS encoding aldehyde ferredoxin oxidoreductase C-terminal domain-containing protein, which translates to MADLIYRVNMTNLSFKIEEVPAEWLGLGGRALTSTIVAKEVDPECHPLGPNNKLVFAPGLLSGTSASNSGRNSCGAKSPLTGGIKESNVGGTSAGIMSKLGVKALIIEGLPKNEEMFYQLHVTKNNVEFIEVPELVGLDNYAVLDAMAAKYDKKVAVMTIGRVGEMRMNLANISVKDPSGKLRSHGRGGLGAVMGSKKIKCITVDAENYKEVTIADPEKFKEASKIFTKALQENPISGQGLPAFGTNVLVNILNEAGGLPTRNFRAGNWEFAENISGETMAENIKARGGKTTHGCHAGCVIQCSQVYNDKDGNYLTSGFEYETIWALGANFGIKDLDLIAKMDGLMDDLGVDSIEASVTLGLAVDAGILAYGDGEKAYELLSKDLPNGTPIGRIIGSGTHILGKIYGLVRVPTVKGQGIPAYEPRAVKGQGITYATSTMGADHTSGYAVATNILKSGGYVDPLKKEGQVELSRNLQIATAAVDSTGMCIFVAFPALDDPKCLPALVDMINARFGAKLTIDDVVNLGKTILKREHEFNIKAGLNSAEDRLPEFMKYETLPPHNVVWDFTGEEIDAFWNF; encoded by the coding sequence ATGGCAGATTTAATCTATCGTGTCAATATGACCAATCTTAGCTTTAAAATCGAAGAAGTGCCAGCAGAATGGCTAGGTCTTGGTGGTCGAGCCTTAACCTCAACCATTGTTGCCAAAGAAGTTGATCCTGAGTGTCACCCTTTAGGACCTAATAATAAACTCGTTTTTGCACCAGGACTACTCTCAGGAACCAGCGCCTCTAACTCAGGTCGTAACTCCTGTGGGGCGAAAAGCCCTTTAACCGGTGGTATTAAAGAATCAAACGTGGGTGGTACGAGTGCTGGTATTATGTCAAAGCTTGGCGTTAAAGCGTTGATTATTGAAGGCTTGCCTAAAAATGAAGAGATGTTTTACCAATTACATGTAACCAAAAATAACGTTGAATTTATTGAGGTTCCTGAGCTTGTTGGACTTGATAACTACGCTGTATTGGATGCGATGGCAGCAAAATATGACAAGAAAGTAGCGGTGATGACCATCGGTCGCGTGGGTGAAATGCGTATGAATCTTGCCAATATCTCCGTTAAAGACCCTAGTGGAAAACTCAGAAGTCACGGACGTGGAGGGCTTGGTGCCGTTATGGGTTCGAAAAAGATTAAATGTATCACCGTTGATGCAGAAAACTACAAAGAAGTGACTATCGCTGATCCTGAAAAATTTAAAGAAGCGAGTAAAATCTTTACCAAAGCGCTTCAAGAAAATCCTATCAGCGGTCAAGGGCTCCCTGCATTTGGAACCAATGTCCTTGTCAATATCCTCAATGAAGCAGGTGGTCTTCCTACCCGTAACTTTAGAGCGGGAAATTGGGAATTTGCTGAAAATATCTCTGGTGAAACGATGGCAGAAAACATCAAAGCACGAGGTGGAAAAACAACACACGGTTGTCACGCAGGTTGTGTCATTCAATGTTCACAAGTCTATAACGACAAAGATGGCAACTACCTCACTTCAGGATTTGAGTACGAAACCATTTGGGCACTGGGTGCTAACTTTGGCATTAAAGATTTAGATTTAATCGCCAAAATGGATGGCTTGATGGATGATTTAGGCGTAGATTCTATCGAAGCAAGTGTTACATTAGGTCTGGCGGTTGATGCGGGAATTTTAGCCTATGGCGATGGCGAAAAAGCCTACGAGCTCTTATCGAAAGATTTACCCAATGGAACCCCCATAGGTCGCATCATTGGCAGTGGGACACATATTCTTGGTAAAATTTATGGTTTGGTGCGTGTTCCAACCGTTAAAGGACAAGGTATTCCTGCGTATGAACCCCGTGCCGTTAAAGGTCAAGGCATCACCTATGCGACTTCCACGATGGGAGCAGATCACACTTCAGGATATGCTGTTGCTACGAACATTCTTAAGAGTGGTGGGTATGTTGATCCGCTTAAAAAAGAGGGACAAGTTGAACTTTCTCGAAACCTTCAAATTGCAACCGCAGCGGTTGATAGTACAGGTATGTGTATCTTCGTTGCCTTCCCAGCCCTTGATGATCCAAAATGTCTCCCTGCCTTAGTCGATATGATTAACGCACGTTTTGGCGCTAAGCTTACGATTGATGATGTCGTCAATTTAGGTAAGACTATCCTTAAAAGAGAACATGAATTTAATATCAAAGCAGGTCTTAACAGCGCTGAGGATAGGCTACCTGAGTTTATGAAATACGAAACCCTTCCTCCGCACAATGTGGTTTGGGATTTTACAGGAGAAGAGATTGATGCATTCTGGAATTTTTAA
- a CDS encoding MoaD/ThiS family protein, giving the protein MHIVVKLFAQYREGRFKAEEREYKENTSAQEVIDTLHLESVSPLGVLMVNGRHVDVNYILQEGDTIALFPKVGGG; this is encoded by the coding sequence ATGCACATTGTTGTTAAACTCTTTGCGCAATACCGTGAGGGGCGATTTAAAGCTGAAGAGAGAGAATACAAAGAAAATACCTCTGCACAAGAGGTGATTGATACACTCCATCTTGAGAGTGTCTCTCCTTTGGGTGTTTTAATGGTCAACGGAAGACATGTTGATGTGAACTACATTTTACAAGAGGGTGATACCATTGCCCTCTTCCCAAAAGTAGGTGGGGGTTAA